A region of the Ferviditalea candida genome:
GTTTCTTTGTCATTAATGATGTTCGGACCCTTGTCGGATTGAATCACCCGAAAATTCCCCCAGGTCTTTCCTCCGTCTGAAGAGGTTGCGGCTGTAATTGCAGATTCGGCGACTTGCGTTCCAGTCTTGCTTACGGTCACGGACAAAGCGACTGCGTAGGCCTTGCCGTCAGGCCCTATGGAAACAACCGGGTCTGAAGCCCGCTTATACTTAAGGTGTGGAACTGCGCACTTGCTAAACGGCAAGGTCCTCTGTTTCCACGTTCTCCCCCCGTCTCTGGAGAAGGCTGCAACCAGACCGCGTGCGCCGCCGTTAGACCACCTGTCCTGCTGCCATACGCCAATCAGAAGGGGCTTGCCGTTTTCTGCCGTTGCGGGACCGATGGCCAGCCATGGTTCCACGGCTGTATTTACAAAGTTGGTTCCTGGTCCACCGACTTTACAATTCCGATATGGACTAATCCGCGATACTCGGATGAGACGCGTTTTCCTCGCTTTTATCAATTGGAATTCCTCCCAGGGAGCGTTTTGCATTCAGTATATTCAGTCGTTTATAGTCACGTCCCTAGCCGTATTTAGACGGATACAGATAAGGCAAATAACGTACCACTCTGGGCATAAAATCAATGAGAAAAACGCCTGACGGCGTCCTTGGATCGTTCCCACTCTTTTGATCGTATTGGAGGACATGGGTATTGGGCTGCAACCGCTCTTGAAGTTGTGTTCATTTGATTAGACTAGGCGGTTTGAACACAACTTCAAAGGCGTAAAAGTTTTCGCAGAAAACTGCATCGGGAGCATGAGCTTTAAACTTTCCGCTCCAATACCCATGTCCTCTTTTCTACTGTTGTTCCTCCGCATCCTTTTTATATTCCGGTAGTCGATCAGTGATCTGATACTCGTAGCCATGCACACCTTGATAAGATTCCGGGCTTCAGAATGTTCGTTTCCATGGCTTTACTTTAACAAAAACAAAAATAAGGCGGAAGACTACTCCCACCACGAATTTTTATACTTTCTATAATGTTAAGAGAAACCTTGTTTGGCTTTAAAGCCAAACAAGGTTTTTTGAGATTAATTCCAATATAAGATTTTTACGTGGTGTAGCAGAATGCTATTCTCGTTTTGCTGTTCTTCTGATAGCTCTTGTCCTCCCCAACTCGGGGTCATTAGATGAACATCGCCACCTTTCTGAAGGAGTACGTCAATTTTTTGTTTTAAAAACAACAATCCGTATTTATCTGCGTGAATTTCGATTTTTTCATTTTCCTTGTCAAACTCAAATGTTAACAGGAATTTATCCATAATTCACCTCTTAATCCAAAAAGTATTTTTTCTTTACAAGATCGCTCTTATCCGTCTTTAAGCGGTTAACATCAACATGTGGAGCCTCGTAACCTTTTTTGTACTGCCCTCCCTTATCCAAGTAATATGAACGCCCAGTAGTCGGATTAACATAACCGCCTTTTCCATTAACAGGATCAGGCCCTCGCTTTTCAAAACCTTTTTTAGTAAACATTTCATCAATTTCTTCAAAAGTCTTACCCTTGAATGGATTGCCTAGGCCTTTACCCTTGAGAAATCCAACAATTGAATTGTTTAGTAGATATGTTCTGATCTTTTCCTTTACAGATAAATTAGGCGTAAGGAAAAGATTAACATCGTCACCAATAAGAGTTTTCCAACCGTTTGGATCAGCTTGATTGAAATAATTATTTACGGTTTGAATACTATTAACGAAGCGGCTATTTAACATTCGGTCAAACCAACTGCTACTCTGCTCCAACGGACTATGCCCGCTTGGATCGATCATGTTCACCGGATTGTTATACGCATAGACATAGCGGTTCAACGATTGGGGATCGGTGGAATAGCCGGCAAAGGTATCCTTTGTAATAAATCGGCCTGTGGTCGGATCGTAGTATCCGGCTCTTAAGTAAATGAGTCCGGTTTCCGAATCATTTTGCTCCCCGATAAACTTCAGGTCGTTCGGTACGCTGCCGGTCTCGGATTTCAGGGCGCCGAAGGCGTCATAATCATAGGCAGCCGCAATCGTGCCGGCGGCATCCGTTGCCGCAATCACACTGCCCAATCCATCATAGAGACAATACAGTTCGTTCCTTGGTCCGTAGACGCTGCCGATGACCGAGGTCCCGTTAATGTATTGCTTCGCAATGGTTCCAGTTCCATCCATTTCGACAAGCAGCTGCGGGAATC
Encoded here:
- a CDS encoding sialidase family protein; translated protein: MIKARKTRLIRVSRISPYRNCKVGGPGTNFVNTAVEPWLAIGPATAENGKPLLIGVWQQDRWSNGGARGLVAAFSRDGGRTWKQRTLPFSKCAVPHLKYKRASDPVVSIGPDGKAYAVALSVTVSKTGTQVAESAITAATSSDGGKTWGNFRVIQSDKGPNIINDKETVIADPSKPGTAYVVWDRVTPVSGPAFFSKTTDGEIKSSLIREAAHCTTFSIGS
- a CDS encoding Imm32 family immunity protein gives rise to the protein MDKFLLTFEFDKENEKIEIHADKYGLLFLKQKIDVLLQKGGDVHLMTPSWGGQELSEEQQNENSILLHHVKILYWN
- a CDS encoding RHS repeat domain-containing protein, whose protein sequence is MAPDQTETVTGSVYFAYDPNGNMTQKGNVSYQYDSENRLVQVTTPTETVTYTYDGDGNRISKTVNGQTTSYIYDISEGFPQLLVEMDGTGTIAKQYINGTSVIGSVYGPRNELYCLYDGLGSVIAATDAAGTIAAAYDYDAFGALKSETGSVPNDLKFIGEQNDSETGLIYLRAGYYDPTTGRFITKDTFAGYSTDPQSLNRYVYAYNNPVNMIDPSGHSPLEQSSSWFDRMLNSRFVNSIQTVNNYFNQADPNGWKTLIGDDVNLFLTPNLSVKEKIRTYLLNNSIVGFLKGKGLGNPFKGKTFEEIDEMFTKKGFEKRGPDPVNGKGGYVNPTTGRSYYLDKGGQYKKGYEAPHVDVNRLKTDKSDLVKKKYFLD